From Rubrivirga sp. SAORIC476, a single genomic window includes:
- a CDS encoding ABC transporter ATP-binding protein, which produces MPDVLSADALGVSLGGRPVLAGLSLAVREGERIALVGPNGAGKTTLLRAVAGLIPYTGRLALRGRSVRDWPARERAREVALVRQQAELAVDFSAEEIVALGRSPHLGWTERLGPDDRARVDAALAAVDMADLARRPVTQLSGGEQQRVALAQALAQDAPLLLLDEPTAHLDVRHQLDLLARLGALAEAGKTVVAALHDLGRAARFADRLWVLSRGALVADGPPETVLTPALLHDVFGVDAEVQGHGSEFVVRYLGVAPREAAAANPAVRPASPPPTPHAHE; this is translated from the coding sequence GTGCCCGACGTGCTCTCCGCCGACGCCCTCGGCGTCTCGCTGGGCGGACGCCCGGTGCTGGCCGGGCTCTCGCTCGCCGTCCGCGAGGGCGAGCGGATCGCCCTCGTCGGCCCGAACGGGGCGGGCAAGACGACGCTGCTGCGCGCCGTCGCCGGGCTGATCCCCTACACCGGGCGGCTGGCCCTGCGCGGCCGGTCGGTCCGCGACTGGCCCGCTCGGGAGCGCGCCCGCGAGGTCGCCCTGGTGCGCCAGCAGGCCGAGTTGGCGGTCGACTTCTCCGCCGAGGAGATCGTCGCCCTGGGCCGCTCGCCCCACCTCGGCTGGACCGAACGCCTGGGGCCGGACGACCGCGCCCGCGTCGATGCCGCGCTGGCGGCCGTCGACATGGCCGACCTCGCCCGGCGCCCGGTCACGCAGCTGTCGGGCGGCGAGCAGCAACGGGTCGCGCTGGCGCAGGCCCTCGCACAGGACGCCCCGCTCCTGCTCCTCGACGAGCCGACGGCCCACCTCGACGTGCGCCACCAGCTCGACCTGCTCGCCCGCCTCGGGGCGCTCGCCGAGGCGGGCAAGACCGTCGTCGCAGCGCTCCACGATCTCGGCCGGGCCGCCCGCTTCGCCGACCGCCTGTGGGTGCTCTCCCGCGGCGCCCTCGTCGCCGACGGTCCGCCCGAGACCGTGCTCACGCCCGCGCTCCTGCACGACGTATTCGGAGTCGACGCCGAGGTCCAGGGGCACGGCTCCGAGTTCGTCGTCCGCTACCTCGGGGTCGCCCCGAGGGAGGCAGCGGCCGCGAACCCTGCCGTCCGCCCGGCGTCACCACCGCCCACGCCCCACGCACACGAATGA
- a CDS encoding cob(I)yrinic acid a,c-diamide adenosyltransferase codes for MKVYTRTGDDGTTALFGGGRVAKSHPRIAAYGTVDEANAAIGMARSALTQACCGEPSAADLRADIVLSRLQNELFVLGGDLASPGEVSYPVPRIEAHHVTALEREIDAFTADLPPLKHFVLPGGTTAASALHLARTISRRAERLVVETAALEEVSLEAIHYLNRLSDLLFTMSRWMNHQAGVLEPVWAPVADRTPDDS; via the coding sequence ATGAAGGTCTATACCCGCACCGGCGACGACGGCACCACGGCCCTGTTCGGAGGCGGACGCGTCGCCAAGAGCCACCCTCGCATCGCGGCCTACGGCACGGTCGACGAGGCCAACGCGGCCATCGGCATGGCCCGCTCGGCCCTCACGCAGGCCTGCTGCGGCGAGCCCTCCGCCGCCGACCTCCGGGCCGACATCGTGCTGTCGCGCCTCCAGAATGAGCTGTTCGTGCTCGGCGGCGACCTCGCCTCGCCCGGCGAGGTGTCGTACCCGGTGCCGCGCATCGAGGCGCACCACGTCACCGCGCTGGAACGCGAGATCGACGCCTTCACGGCCGACCTCCCGCCGCTGAAGCACTTCGTGCTGCCGGGCGGGACGACGGCAGCGTCGGCCCTCCACCTCGCGCGCACCATCTCGCGCCGCGCCGAGCGGCTGGTGGTCGAGACGGCGGCCCTGGAAGAGGTCTCGCTGGAGGCGATCCACTACCTCAACCGGCTCTCCGACCTCCTGTTTACCATGTCGCGCTGGATGAACCACCAGGCGGGCGTTCTGGAACCCGTCTGGGCGCCCGTGGCGGACCGGACGCCGGACGATTCCTGA
- a CDS encoding hemolysin III family protein, protein MPDTPAYSAADELASAITHGLGVVLSVAAGAVLITLAVLTGDPWTITGASVFVGTLVLVYTSSTLYHAIPYESAKAKLKTLDHCAIFGLIAGTYTPFLIGGLRGPWGWWLFGIIWALAAAGIVFKLFFTGRFKLVSTLIYVAMGWLVVVATGPLRAELPGSTLAWLVAGGLAYTAGTLFYLARFRFAHAVWHGFVLAGSVCHFAAVLVEVLRVGI, encoded by the coding sequence ATGCCTGACACGCCCGCCTACTCTGCCGCCGACGAACTCGCCAGCGCCATCACGCACGGCCTCGGCGTGGTGCTGAGCGTGGCCGCGGGCGCGGTCCTGATCACCCTGGCCGTCCTCACCGGCGACCCGTGGACCATCACCGGTGCCTCTGTTTTCGTCGGCACGCTGGTGCTCGTCTACACCTCCTCGACGCTCTACCACGCCATCCCCTACGAGTCGGCCAAGGCGAAGCTGAAGACCCTCGACCACTGCGCCATCTTCGGGCTGATCGCGGGAACGTACACGCCCTTCCTGATCGGCGGCCTCCGCGGGCCCTGGGGCTGGTGGCTGTTCGGGATCATCTGGGCCCTCGCAGCGGCGGGCATCGTGTTCAAGCTGTTCTTCACCGGTCGCTTCAAGCTGGTCTCGACGCTCATCTACGTCGCGATGGGGTGGCTGGTGGTCGTGGCGACGGGGCCGCTCCGGGCCGAGTTGCCTGGGTCGACGCTCGCGTGGCTGGTCGCGGGCGGGCTGGCCTACACCGCCGGGACCCTCTTCTACCTGGCGCGCTTCCGGTTCGCGCACGCCGTCTGGCACGGCTTCGTGCTGGCGGGCAGCGTGTGTCACTTCGCGGCGGTGCTGGTGGAAGTGCTCCGCGTCGGCATCTGA